atctatgtcataattaggttcaagggaagttactatgactggacgtgcatgtaagccagatttatgtttctctccacccaaacatctcagtggagtaaagaataacaaagcagcattactgcaaacatgtcttgcctcccaccatagggcggtttttctcctatctcagaattgaacaaatgtacaatagGGTTTTGTactgagacattcagttcccggggcaggcaggagacagtggccttcctctatctcaactgcaagaggctttcctcttttactaatccacctcagcacagaccctttacgggtgtcgggctgggggatggtcaggtctttttcatcccatgaggccatatttcagactatcacatggggagaaaccttggacaataccccgctttcaagggcagaggtccctgtggctttccacagtgcattgagCCCCcagtttattgagactagagaatggcaatgacttttaccaagtatactgcttgtaaacattttgttaacaaggcacgtcctgcacagcccttgATCCCTTAAACCTTGTTTTCatataacacatgtttttgtgagctccaggttgggtcaaagtggctggggcaaagtggctggggcaaagctacaaattaacatctcagcaaagcaattgtttaaagtacaggtctttttcaaaatggagtctcttatgtcttccctttctacatagacacagtaacagtctgatctctctttcttttccctacaagaGGCTCACTGGGGCTCTGTGGAGGGCAGAGGACAGCCCAGTGCTCCTGGGAAGCAATGAGGTAGCGTTAAGTGTGTCCACTGGGAAGGAGCTTGCCAGGTAAGGGTAGCAAATGCACCCAGGCAGGAAGGCAAGAGGCCCCACCATGCTCAGAGAGTTGACTGGGCTGAAGATCAAGGAGTGAGGACAGGTGTGAGGATGCATTTTATATGCAGTCAGGATTCACTGAagaattctgtgatttttttttccaatttgcattttagaaaaactaCTCTGGTTGTAAGTGGAGAAGAGACTAGAGCAAAGTGAAGCTGCAGGTAGGAAGCCTGTGTGCCTGTCTGCTCCCTCAACCACCTCTGCCAACTGTGGGGAAGCTCCCTCTAAGAGGAGGAGAGTGCAAATTGCAGAAGCCCAGGTGTCCTGGGAGAGATTAGCATTATAGGACCAGTATGGGGGTGGAGCTAGAAAGCACTCCTAATCTAAGCACTCTGGCACAGTGACACACCAGGGAAAAATGATTTTGCATATAGTTATTTGTATGTAATTCACATATACCATCTGTATCTTGGCAGCCCAGGCCTGAGTGGCACTGAGGGAACTGAGAGAAGGCTTATGCCTGGGACCCCCATGGAGGCTTAAGGGGCAGAGTGAGGATGAGCCAGGAGCACACGCACCGTAAGGGACAACAAGGTGGCCTGAGAGCAGAGGGTGGGTCTGTTTGCTCTTCAATATTTCCTCACCTCCTAGAAAATGGAGGAATCCACAGCAGACAGAATCGTTGTTTTGCAAATGCATTAGAAAGAATGCttttatcagaaataaaatgactgttcaggaaaagaagaaaatgtctttATGCCATTATCCAGGATGGTAACTCTTCTCCTGTGCATACCTGAAAATGTCAGAAGTGCATTTTTACATTGGCATTTTAATAGATTGTATGACAAATTGTATGTTACAGGGCAATTCTTGGAAAAGTCAAACAAACCACATAATTTATAGTTTCCATTTTTACTGAATTTGTAATTCCAAGAATATTGTTGGCTAGGAGGAGATTGGAAAACTGAATTCACATCAGATCCTAATGAGAAGAAATCAATTTTAACTAAGTGGGTGAATAGGAGTTGTATTATTTAATTAGCATATAATTTGAAAGAGTTCATTAGCTTCACAACAGGCACAATCAACACTTAGGTAAAGCACTTAATTGTTGCAAAACTTTAGAATACTGGTCTTGCATGTTCTTGACCTCTATGGCTGGTTTATTAAAACCTGAAAATCTTCCTTGATTCTTCTAAAGATTTTGCATCCATGGGAGGCTTCCTTGGGCTGCCAGGCTGTAGAAACTTCTTCACTGTGGGCAGGTTACTGATTCTGGTTTTCAGGGCCTGTAATCCACAAAGCACAGCCTCACTAAAACAACAAGTCAAGGGCTGACACCCCCATTAACATGACCCAGGGAATCTGAGTCCCTCCTGCCAAAGACCAAGTGAGTCGCTTCCACTTGGGTGAAGGCAGAAACAGACACCCAGTGAGAAAGGAAGATAAGAGGAAGAACATGTAGCTCACTTTATTTTCCCCAAAGATGTCTTGAAATTTTAATCAGTTCAGTCATCCCTATCTTTCTTCTTACATATTAATCCTATAGATTAGTGACTTTTGTATAAGACAAGAAAAACTAATGTGCTTGTGTGATATCAGCACAGATCAGTCTCTAAGCAGAAGTGAAAATATGGGAAAATGAGTTGGAAAGGAAAATGTTATAGAAAATAGTAAAGACAAACCATGGGACCACCTTTTCTCAGTGAGAGATACATTGTCGGGGGCAGAGTGCTGGAGAGCTGGGCAGAGAGGAACAAAATGTCTGACAGCAGGAGCCGGAGCCCAGGGAGGAAACCAGATGGAAAGGGCTCTGCTCAGACTGACTCAATGTGGGCACATATGGGATAAAGGACATCACAGAGaactcaggaacagaaaccaCACTAAAATAAGGGATGGAGAGACATGCTGGGCCCTGGGTCCCTTCCATAATAAAAGGCAAAATACTCTTTGTGGGGTAGCATGCACTACAAATTTCCTTTCCATAACAAAAGTGTTTTCATTCCTCAAAATTGGAGCCTGGAAGCTCATTTTGGAGACCTTGGGGCACTGAAGGCCTGGAGAAGGCTGGGGTCAAAACATGCTCAGTCCCAGGGCCCAGATACAAGATTCCAAGATGGGAGATGTGGGGCTGCCTCTCTGAGGACTGTGAAATGGGTTACCTTCAGCAGAGGGAAGCTGGAGATAAGACTCGAGTCAAGCTCTTCCACGTAGTAGAGAAGTTCCACCAGGTGAATGTCAGCCCGGCTCAGCTTGTTGCCAACAAGGTAGTCTTGTCCATGGGTCTTTAAGACCTGGAGAATGGGAGGAATCAGATCAGGAACACATGCCCACCCAGGCTGGGACCACTGCTTCTTTCAGAGCCTCTCCACCCTGAATTTCCCCACCTCTGTTGCCTTACTGCATGGATGCAGAAATCCCGAGCTTTCTCCACATTGTCTGAATCAATGAGAGAGTAAGAACTGTAACTCTACTCACTCCTCAGTTGGAGCTCagcctcccattttctcttctcattctacATCACTGTGGCGTCTACACCACCCACGCAGCTTGCTTCTTTCACATGGGCCAAGGGCTTAGCACCTGCCGCTGCATGTTCTGTCTGCCCCAGGCCCTGCAGTGTGGAGCCCTCACATTCAGGACATGGCTCTACATTCTGCTTTCTCCCTCTCCAATCTCCCTTGGGCAGTGACTCCACCTTCGTGACAACACTCTTCCCCCAGAAGGAGACTATTTCAGAGTCCTCATTTCCCCTTGTCTGCTCTCCTCATTCCCTGCTCTATCTCCCTGGGATCTGTAGGAAACCTGGGTGAACCTGAATTCATCATCTTTTTTACAGCATCGACTCTGGTTCCTAAACGGCACTATGTTATAATCTGCAAGCTGAAGCGTTTAGGAGTGAACTGCTctgatgtctgcaacttactataaaatgcattttacagAATCTTCCTCTGCATCCCACAGtcactctcctttttaaaaatactgatccCTGAAACACTGCAATATTCTCTGGTTGGGCAATTGGTCTCCTGTCTTCCTGCATATGGTGCCAGAATGTTTTCTGATGGATCACTTTCGTCATGCCCCTGTTCAATCAAAGTCCATGGGGTTCCATAGACTGAACAGCAACTCTAGTGTGGTCCAGAGCCTTCCACAGCCCACATTCTACTTATGAACATAAAGTTTTGTTGAACAGATAATTCCATATTGGGGTtcagtaaattaaaattttactggAAAATTATAGCTTGGGTATAAGTGATACAATTGTTTCTCCACGTCTATTTTCATAAAATGCCTTGAGAGTCAGAGTGCTGCATTGGTGTCCAGGAAGTATCACTGAAAGTGAAGATCAGTGCCCCAGGAATGCCCAGCCACTATTTTTCTACTGGCCTCTAAACTCAGTTCCCCAAAACACTGAACAGCTTCACTTACTTTTTCAAAGGCAGGGAAGTAGcgattttttgttttctctttgatcAAGGCAAGCTTGGCATCTTGTTCCTCAGGTTGACTAAAGGGCAGAAGAAGGATCATTTCACCCAAATCTGCTATACCTTCTATATACATATCAATcctgaaagacaaaaacaaccaaaTGGTCAAATATCTTTTGCCTTAGATTTTATAGGTTTATAAAAACCTAAGAGAGTAGAGTATCAGGTGATGGCAAAATAATTCACCTCCAGTGAGTGCCTTTTATAGCCTAGTCATTACGCTCTGAGTTTTACAGGTATATAGTCATTATGCTCTGAGTTTTACAggtatattaacatttatttcctAAAACAGCCTATCAAGGTAGATAGATCTCTAAATTTTGTTACACGCATGACCTAATACAGGAAGAAGAGCATCGGTGGTCACAGTCATGAGAGAAATTGGTGGAATCACTGCCAGTACCCACTGATGCTGTGCCAGGATTTATCATCTCCATTGTGGTCTGTTCTGTGAATGAACTTAGTGTGAGTCAAATAGCCAAAGACCTGCTTCCTAAGTAATCCTAAGAGAGTCCCTGGCACAGCCATGTCAGCCATATTCCTCATCCTCTCTCATCATTTTACACCTCCCAGGGCTACTTCTATGCCCCATATTAGCAGTTCTTCCAATTACACCCATGAAAAACGTTTCCACAGCCCTCTCCATGTGCTGTTGCCCATCTCTAGCCATGTGTGCCTTTCTTAAGAGCCAACCCCTTCCCTGGTGAAATTCTCTGTACAGTTACAACCAGtgcaaacttttcttcttttgtgtcaAACTGGAGTTtcacaatactttttaaaacaagagCTTTACTGATGCATATTCACATACCTGTTGAATATGCAATACATGCATATTGCCACCTATTATGTTATACTATTGAGTGGTTTTCAGTGCATTCACAGAATTCTGTAAAAATAATCACAGTCTAATTCCAGAATTATTTTTGTCACCCTGATAAGGACATCTGTACCATTAGCagtattcttcatttttctccaagCCCCACTCCTTTAGCCCCAGGCAATCACTAATCAACTTTCTACCTCCATGGATTTGAAtatctggacatttcatatgaaaaGAATCCTATAATATGTGGCCTTCTGTGTCTCGTGTATTTTATGTAACATGTCTTTATGGTTTAACCATCTTGTAGCATGCATTCGTACGTCATTCCTTTTCATGACCAAATAACTTTCCATTGCATGGCTAAGGCGTATTTTTCTCCTCCATTTATtgattgatggatatttgggttgtttccactttttgaatTCTATGAATATTGTTATTTGCATTATTcacttatgtaaaatatatagtgTGGATGTATTTTCGATTGTTTGGGGATATACTTGTTAGAGGAACTGCTGGGTCATCAGTAATACCATATTAAAgtttttgaggagctgccagcAGTTTCATTCAGGATTTATTTGGAATCATGCAGTCTCATCACAACAACAAGGAGACCCCTTGGCTTTGCTGGTATTGAATCAATCTGGCTGTTTCGGCCTTCTATCCATGTGTCAAGGTAACTCCAGCATCCGTGGTGCCAGCCTCTACTAGCCCTGCTCAAGTATTCCAGTTGATATAATTGGTTGGTAATTTAGGTTCCTGTTCATCATACTTGGAATTACTGGGACCTTAGACTTGGTTTCTTTGCAGCTTTCCCTCCCCAGTCCTTCATCTACAGACTCTCACATATTCTATGCCTGTCCTAAGCCATTGGCCGGGGTCCAGCGTCTGAAGTCCTGAGCACCTGGAAACATGATTCCCCATCCTCCTCAGTTCATTGGGTTTATGAGTGTTTGGAAACTTTTGTCAGGGTGCTGTGTCCATGGACTGCATCCTCTTCTAGAATCACCCTCGCCTGAACCCTCCCCATGTTCACTGTTCCCTCATCTCCATGGGACTCTGCAATACTGGACCTCAGAGTGCATGCCCAAGGCCC
This DNA window, taken from Pan paniscus chromosome 5, NHGRI_mPanPan1-v2.0_pri, whole genome shotgun sequence, encodes the following:
- the LOC100975326 gene encoding glutathione S-transferase A2 — its product is MAEKPKLHYSNIRGRMESIRWLLAAAGVEFEEKFIKSAEDLDKLRNDGYLMFQQVPMVEIDGMKLVQTRAILNYIASKYNLYGKDIKEKALIDMYIEGIADLGEMILLLPFSQPEEQDAKLALIKEKTKNRYFPAFEKVLKTHGQDYLVGNKLSRADIHLVELLYYVEELDSSLISSFPLLKALKTRISNLPTVKKFLQPGSPRKPPMDAKSLEESRKIFRF